The following coding sequences lie in one Arabidopsis thaliana chromosome 3, partial sequence genomic window:
- a CDS encoding Core-2/I-branching beta-1,6-N-acetylglucosaminyltransferase family protein (Core-2/I-branching beta-1,6-N-acetylglucosaminyltransferase family protein; CONTAINS InterPro DOMAIN/s: Core-2/I-Branching enzyme (InterPro:IPR021141); BEST Arabidopsis thaliana protein match is: Core-2/I-branching beta-1,6-N-acetylglucosaminyltransferase family protein (TAIR:AT1G51770.1); Has 585 Blast hits to 585 proteins in 19 species: Archae - 0; Bacteria - 1; Metazoa - 0; Fungi - 0; Plants - 558; Viruses - 0; Other Eukaryotes - 26 (source: NCBI BLink).), whose amino-acid sequence MGMEEGIKDNAASAPNSRPTNQLKALLPMRVLQVFLLFFVLVLGISVISMHMIKYLKIQTLAPSTLISTYDERITLESLIKPPLNGWHSMNDSELLWRASMEPRILDYPFKRVPKMAFMFLTKGPLPFAPLWERFFKGHEGFYSIYVHTLPNYRSDFPSSSVFYRRQIPSQHVAWGEMSMCDAERRLLANALLDISNEWFVLLSEACIPLRGFNFVYRYVSRSRYSFMGSVDEDGPYGRGRYSYAMGPEVSLNEWRKGSQWFEINRALAVDIVEDMVYYNKFKEFCRPPCYVDEHYFPTMLSIGYPDFLANRTLTWTDWSRGGAHPATFGKADITEKFIKKLSRGKACFYNDQPSQVCYLFARKFAPSALKPLLKLAPKVLGF is encoded by the exons ATGGGGATGGAGGAAGGGATTAAAGATAATGCTGCATCAGCTCCCAATTCAAGACCTACAAACCAACTTAAAGCTCTTTTACCGATGCGGGTGCTTCAAgttttcttgttgttctttgttttggttcttggAATCTCAGTCATTAGTATGCACATGATCAAGTActtaaagattcaaactttagCTCCATCGACATTGATCTCTACTTATGATGAGAGAATTACGTTAGAGAGCCTTATCAAGCCTCCATTGAATGGTTGGCATTCCATGAATGACAGTGAGCTTCTTTGGCGTGCTTCGATGGAGCCTCGGATACTTGACTATCCATTTAAAAGAGTTCCTAAAATGGCATTCATGTTTCTCACCAAAGGACCTTTGCCATTTGCTCCACTTTGGGAAAGGTTTTTCAAAGGGCATGAGGGCTTTTACTCAATCTATGTTCATACTTTGCCAAATTATAGATCAGATTTCCCAAGCTCATCTGTGTTTTACAGAAGACAGATCCCAAGTCAG CATGTAGCTTGGGGAGAGATGAGTATGTGTGATGCTGAAAGGAGGCTTTTGGCTAACGCGTTGCTCGATATCTCTAACGAATGGTTTGTTTTACTATCTGAAGCGTGTATTCCTCTTCGCGGTTTCAACTTTGTCTACCGTTATGTCTCTAGATCAAGATATAGTTTCATGGGTTCTGTTGACGAGGACGGGCCTTACGGGAGAGGCAGATATAGCTATGCAATGGGACCAGAAGTAAGTCTAAACGAGTGGAGAAAAGGGTCTCAGTGGTTTGAAATAAACAGAGCACTTGCTGTTGATATTGTTGAAGACATGGTTTACTATAACAAATTCAAAGAGTTTTGTAGACCTCCTTGTTATGTAGATGAACATTACTTCCCAACAATGCTCTCTATTGGATATCCGGATTTTCTCGCTAATCGGACATTGACTTGGACAGATTGGTCAAGGGGTGGTGCTCATCCAGCTACTTTTGGCAAGGCTGATATAACAGAGAAGTTCATCAAGAAGCTGTCAAGAGGTAAAGCTTGCTTCTACAATGATCAGCCATCTCaagtttgttatctttttgCAAGAAAGTTTGCTCCAAGCGCATTGAAGCCTTTACTTAAACTTGCACCAAAGGTTCTTGGGTTCTAA
- a CDS encoding Core-2/I-branching beta-1,6-N-acetylglucosaminyltransferase family protein, translating into MGMEEGIKDNAASAPNSRPTNQLKALLPMRVLQVFLLFFVLVLGISVISMHMIKYLKIQTLAPSTLISTYDERITLESLIKPPLNGWHSMNDSELLWRASMEPRILDYPFKRVPKMAFMFLTKGPLPFAPLWERFFKGHEGFYSIYVHTLPNYRSDFPSSSVFYRRQIPSQHVAWGEMSMCDAERRLLANALLDISNEWFVLLSEACIPLRGFNFVYRYVSRSRYSFMGSVDEDGPYGRGRYSYAMGPEIGQGVVLIQLLLARLI; encoded by the exons ATGGGGATGGAGGAAGGGATTAAAGATAATGCTGCATCAGCTCCCAATTCAAGACCTACAAACCAACTTAAAGCTCTTTTACCGATGCGGGTGCTTCAAgttttcttgttgttctttgttttggttcttggAATCTCAGTCATTAGTATGCACATGATCAAGTActtaaagattcaaactttagCTCCATCGACATTGATCTCTACTTATGATGAGAGAATTACGTTAGAGAGCCTTATCAAGCCTCCATTGAATGGTTGGCATTCCATGAATGACAGTGAGCTTCTTTGGCGTGCTTCGATGGAGCCTCGGATACTTGACTATCCATTTAAAAGAGTTCCTAAAATGGCATTCATGTTTCTCACCAAAGGACCTTTGCCATTTGCTCCACTTTGGGAAAGGTTTTTCAAAGGGCATGAGGGCTTTTACTCAATCTATGTTCATACTTTGCCAAATTATAGATCAGATTTCCCAAGCTCATCTGTGTTTTACAGAAGACAGATCCCAAGTCAG CATGTAGCTTGGGGAGAGATGAGTATGTGTGATGCTGAAAGGAGGCTTTTGGCTAACGCGTTGCTCGATATCTCTAACGAATGGTTTGTTTTACTATCTGAAGCGTGTATTCCTCTTCGCGGTTTCAACTTTGTCTACCGTTATGTCTCTAGATCAAGATATAGTTTCATGGGTTCTGTTGACGAGGACGGGCCTTACGGGAGAGGCAGATATAGCTATGCAATGGGACCAGAA ATTGGTCAAGGGGTGGTGCTCATCCAGCTACTTTTGGCAAGGCTGATATAA
- a CDS encoding EARLY FLOWERING protein (BEST Arabidopsis thaliana protein match is: hydroxyproline-rich glycoprotein family protein (TAIR:AT2G25930.1); Has 63 Blast hits to 58 proteins in 21 species: Archae - 0; Bacteria - 0; Metazoa - 3; Fungi - 0; Plants - 58; Viruses - 0; Other Eukaryotes - 2 (source: NCBI BLink).), which yields MGGMKDEAKRITIPPLFPRVHVNDTGRGGLSQQFDGKTMSLVSSKRPNLPSPTNNISDSLSTFSLSLPPPPNNARLIDGPEKNQFSPIYNTKFEGKLNKKGINYTSPKGSSVTNTKPSSIKQNEYLKNLTSLDSIKSPIVIHSEIDPQANTDLSLQFCTSGSSKPGGEAVVGSKILLSERLEDENQNGSPNVMKTQSYRRNFAEFNNETQKKPKTLPRREQVASNCSAIESLSGISASSYDIARVIGEKRFWKMRTYMINQQKIFAGQVFELHRLIMVQKMVAKSPNLFLESKLNGVKHGTMRSSHQLAMAASKVRKPNTENHKPVPEEYPEHMKPKLPLPSISKELVTPIWPQQLLPPPGNQWLVPVITDSDGLVYKPFPGPCPPSSSAFMVPVYGQDSLETPFRFPVSSPFSHSYFPPPNARTTVDQTNPFGQFQRWSNTSSHMTQAIPFSLKKSQESNDSDIHGSTASSPPEKHKLEVLPLFPTEPTHQTDEYKQKQQPMLRAIKAVPHNSTSASESAARIFRFIQEERRDSDHMIS from the exons ATGGGAGGAATGAAAGATGAAGCAAAGAGGATAACAATTCCTCCATTGTTTCCAAGGGTTCATGTCAATGATACTGGAAGAGGAGGCCTGTCTCAACAATTTGATGGCAAAACAATGTCTCTCGTCTCTTCTAAACGTCCCAATCTTCCTTCTCCGACCAACAACATATCTGATTCTCTTTCCActttctctttgtctcttcctccaccaccaaACAATGCCCGTCTC ATTGATGGACCTGAAAAGAATCAGTTTTCACCAATCTACAACACAAAGTTTGAGGGGAAGCTGAATAAAAAAGGCATAAATTATACAAGTCCTAAAGGATCATCAGTTACTAATACTAAGCCTagttcaataaaacaaaatgagtaCCTCAAGAACCTTACCAGCTTGGATTCTATTAAGTCTCCTATTGTTATACACTCAGAAATAGATCCACAAGCAAACACAGATTTGTCACTCCAATTTTGTACTAGCGGTAGCAGTAAACCCGGAGGAGAGGCTGTTGTTGGTTCTAAGATCCTTTTGTCAGAACGTTTGGAAGATGAAAACCAGAATGGGTCTCCCAATGTGATGAAAACTCAATCATATAGAAGAAACTTTGCTGAGTTTAACAATGAAACTCAAAAGAAGCCCAAAACTCTGCCTCGGCGTGAACAAGTTGCTTCAAACTGCTCTGCAATAGAGTCTTTGTCTGGTATAAGTGCATCTTCTTATGATATTGCCAGAGTGATTGGTGAAAAGAGGTTTTGGAAGATGAGAACATATATGATCAA TCAGCAAAAGATCTTTGCCGGGCAAGTATTTGAGCTCCATAGACTGATAATG GTTCAAAAGATGGTTGCGAAGTCGCCAAACTTGTTTCTTGAAAGTAAGCTTAATGGTGTCAAACATGGTACAATGAGGTCATCACATCAGCTTGCAATGGCGGCTTCAAAGGTTAGAAAGCCAAACACTGAGAATCACAAACCTGTACCTGAAGAATATCCAGAGCATATGAAACCAAAGCTTCCTCTACCTTCCATAAGCAAAGAACTCGTGACTCCTATTTGGCCACAACAGCTACTTCCTCCTCCTGGAAACCAATGGTTAGTTCCTGTAATAACTGATTCAGACGGTCTGGTCTATAAACCATTTCCAGGACCAtgtcctccttcttcttcagccttCATGGTTCCAGTTTATGGCCAAGATTCACTCGAGACACCATTCAGGTTCCCTGTTTCTTCTCCATTCAGCCACAGCTACTTCCCACCTCCTAACGCGAGGACAACAGTTGACCAAACAAACCCGTTTGGTCAGTTTCAAAGATGGTCTAACACATCAAGCCACATGACACAAGCCattccattttctttaaagaaGTCTCAGGAATCTAATGACAGTGACATACATGGAAGCACAGCTTCAAGTCCACCAGAGAAGCATAAACTTGAAGtgcttcctctgtttcctACAGAGCCTACCCATCAAACTGATGAGTACAAGCAGAAACAGCAACCGATGCTTCGCGCCATTAAAGCCGTTCCTCATAATTCAACATCTGCCTCTGAATCTGCTGCAAGGATCTTCCGTTTCATTCAGGAAGAAAGGAGGGACTCAGATCATATGATTAGTTAg
- a CDS encoding basic helix-loop-helix (bHLH) DNA-binding superfamily protein (basic helix-loop-helix (bHLH) DNA-binding superfamily protein; FUNCTIONS IN: DNA binding, sequence-specific DNA binding transcription factor activity; INVOLVED IN: regulation of transcription; LOCATED IN: nucleus; CONTAINS InterPro DOMAIN/s: Helix-loop-helix DNA-binding domain (InterPro:IPR001092), Helix-loop-helix DNA-binding (InterPro:IPR011598); BEST Arabidopsis thaliana protein match is: basic helix-loop-helix (bHLH) DNA-binding superfamily protein (TAIR:AT4G00120.1); Has 2796 Blast hits to 2791 proteins in 104 species: Archae - 0; Bacteria - 0; Metazoa - 2; Fungi - 6; Plants - 2786; Viruses - 0; Other Eukaryotes - 2 (source: NCBI BLink).) codes for MEGLESVYAQAMYGMTRESKIMEHQGSDLIWGGNELMARELCSSSSYHHQLINPNLSSCFMSDLGVLGEIQQQQHVGNRASSIDPSSLDCLLSATSNSNNTSTEDDEGISVLFSDCQTLWSFGGVSSAESENREITTETTTTIKPKPLKRNRGGDGGTTETTTTTTKPKSLKRNRGDETGSHFSLVHPQDDSEKGGFKLIYDENQSKSKKPRTEKERGGSSNISFQHSTCLSDNVEPDAEAIAQMKEMIYRAAAFRPVNFGLEIVEKPKRKNVKISTDPQTVAARQRRERISEKIRVLQTLVPGGTKMDTASMLDEAANYLKFLRAQVKALENLRPKLDQTNLSFSSAPTSFPLFHPSFLPLQNPNQIHHPEC; via the coding sequence ATGGAAGGATTGGAATCTGTGTACGCTCAAGCTATGTATGGAATGACACGAGAGAGCAAAATCATGGAGCATCAAGGATCAGATTTGATTTGGGGAGGAAATGAGCTAATGGCTCGAGaactctgttcttcttcttcttatcaccACCAACTCATTAATCCGAATCTTAGCAGCTGTTTCATGTCTGATCTTGGAGTCTTAGGTGAGATTCAACAGCAGCAACATGTTGGCAACAGAGCTAGCTCGATAGATCCATCATCACTCGATTGTTTGTTATCTGCGACGTCGAATAGCAACAACACCTCGACGGAGGACGATGAAGGAATATCTGTGCTTTTCTCAGATTGTCAGACTCTTTGGAGCTTTGGTGGAGTCTCATCTGCAGAGTCTGAGAACAGAGAGATCACTACTGAGACGACAACAACGATAAAGCCTAAGCCTttgaagagaaacagaggaggagaTGGAGGAACTACTGagactacaacaacaacaacaaaacctaaGTCTttgaagagaaacagaggagacgAGACAGGAAGTCACTTTAGTCTTGTTCATCCTCAAGATGATTCGGAGAAAGGAGGTTTCAAGCTTATATACGATGAGAATCAATCgaaatcaaagaaaccaagaacagagaaagaacGAGGCGGTTCTTCGAACATTAGTTTCCAACATTCAACTTGTTTGTCTGACAATGTCGAGCCCGATGCTGAGGCGATTGCACAAATGAAGGAGATGATATACAGAGCGGCTGCATTTAGACCGGTGAATTTCGGGTTAGAGATTGTGGAGAAGCCTAAGAGGAAGAACGTCAAGATATCGACGGATCCTCAAACGGTTGCAGCGAGACAGAGAAGGGAGAGGATAAGTGAgaagattagggttttacaAACATTGGTTCCAGGTGGGACGAAGATGGATACTGCATCAATGCTTGATGAAGCTGCTAATTATCTCAAGTTCCTTAGAGCACAAGTAAAAGCTTTAGAAAACTTGAGACCCAAGCTTGACCAAaccaatctctctttctcttctgctCCTACATCGTTTCCATTATTCCACCCATCTTTTCTTCCATTGCAAAATCCTAATCAAATCCATCATCCAGAGTGTTGA